In the genome of Variovorax sp. PAMC26660, the window GTGCCGCAGATGATCGAAGGCCGAGCGGGCGACCAGGAAGCCGGCGTGATCGTCAACACCGCCTCCATCGCCGCCTTCGACGGCCAGATGGGGCAGGCCGCCTATGCCGCCTCCAAGGGCGGCGTGGCCGGCATGGTGCTGCCGTTGGCGCGGGAGTTGGGCGAGCACGGCATTCGCGTCATGGGCATCGCGCCCGGTGTGTTCGAGACGCCGATGACGATGAACCTCGCGCCCAGGTCGCGCGACGTGGTGTTCGCGGCCGTGCCGCCGTTCCCCAGGCGGCCGGGCCAGGCCAGCGAGTTCGCTGCGCTGGTGCTGGCCATCGTTGCCAACCCGATGCTCAACGGCGAAGTGATCCGCCTCGATGGCGGGCTGCGCATGCCGGCGCGCGTCTGAACACAAGGCAGCAAGGAAAAACGATGCAGATCAAAGGACAGGTTGCCGTCGTCACCGGCGCGGCCTCGGGGCTTGGCCGCGCCACCGTTCAGCGGCTGGCCGAGCAGGGCGCCCATGTGGCGGCCATCGACCTCGCCGGCGCGCCGCTCGACGCACTCGCCAAAGAGTTGAAGCTGCTGGCAATCGGCGGCGATGTGAGTTCGGCCACCGACATGGAAGCTGCCTTCGCGCAGGTGCGCACGGCGCTTGGCACGCCGCGCATTCTGGTCAATTGCGCCGGCGTGCTCGGCCCGGCGCGCGTGTTCCGCACCGACAAGGCCACGGGCCGTGTCATGCCACGCGAGCTGGACGTCTTCCGGCGCGTGATCGAGATCAACCTCGTCGGCACCTTCAACACCATTCGCCTGTTCGCGCAAGGCCTGAGCGGCGAGACCGCCGTCGATGGCGAGGATCGCGGCGTGATCGTCAACACGGCCTCGGTCGCCGCCTACGAGGCGTTGTCGGCACAAACTGCCTACGGCTCGTCCAAGGCCGGCGTGGCCAGCATGACGCTGCCTCTGGCGCGGGAGCTGGCACGCTTCGGCATCCGCGTGATGGCGCTCGCGCCCGGCACCTTCGAAACCGGCATGTACGAAGTCGTGCCTGCCCACACCCGTCGCACGCTGATCGACGACGTGCCCTTTCCTCCACGCCCGGGGCGGCCGGAAGAGTTCGCGCACATGGTGCAGGCGCTGATCGAGAACGGCATGATGAACGGCTCCGTGGTGCGCATCGACGGTGCGGTGCGCATGCGCGAGCCGACCGCGCCGCGCGAAGGACGACCAGCGTCATGACCGGGCCCATCGTCACATCGCACGGCGATACGGTGCGCGTCGAGGCGCTCTACGGCGACCGGCTGGTGCCTTGCTACGCCGAACGGCCGCGCAACCTCGATGCCATGCTGCGTGCGTCGGTGGCGCTGCGTGGCGATGCGCCGGCCATCGAAGACGGCTCCAGAACGATCAGCTACCGTGCGCTCGATCGCATGGCCGACCGCGTCGCCAACGGACTGGCCGCGCAACGCGTAAAGGCCGGTGATCGCGTCGCGCTGTTCGTTGGAAACCGCGCCGAATTCGTGGTGCTGCTGGCAGGCATCTGGCGGCTCGGCGCGATCGCGGTGCCCATCGGCATCCGGCAGAGCGCTGCGGAGCTGAAGTACATGCTCAACCAGTGCGGTGCGACGGCGCTGGTGTTCGACGCCTCGCTCGCCGACCGCCTGCCGTCCGCCGAAGAAATCACTGGCGTGCATTGCATCGTGTGCATCGAAGAGCCCCCGCTTGGCGCCGAGGTGCGGCCCGGTGCCATGGCGTACGCCGCGCTGCTGGCCGCCGGCAGCGATGCGCAGGTGGCTGCCGACTTCGACGACACGCAGGCCGCCTGCATCATGTACACGTCGGGCACCACGGGCCATCCCAAGGGCGCGGTGCTGTCGCACCTGGGTTTCTTCCACACGGCGCGCAACTACATACGCCGCTTCGGCTACGTCGCCGACGACCGCATGCTGCTGGTGATTCCGGCTTCGCACATTTCAGGGCTGCTGGCGGTGATCGTGGTCGCGTTGCAGGCCGGCGCGTGTCTTGTCTGTCTGCGGCAGTTCAATGCAGGCCACGTGCTGGCTGAGATCGATGCACGGCGCATCACCGCCGCTGTGCTGGTGCCGGCGATGTACAACCTCTGCCTGCTGCATCCGGACCTGCAGCGGCACGACCTGTCGTGCTGGCGGATCGGGCATTTCGGTGGCGCGGCCATGCCCGAGATCACCATCGCGCGGCTGGCCGAGGCGTTGCCCGGCCTGGCGCTCTACAACGGCTTC includes:
- a CDS encoding SDR family NAD(P)-dependent oxidoreductase, whose amino-acid sequence is MGMHDIGSAAQGRVAVVTGGASGLGAATAQALHAAGARVALIDRDAAAVAATAAAMGVSGFAADVADADGIEAAFTEIAAQLGRTAILVNCAGIADPGSVVRRGVAMPLAEFRRVIEINLLGAINCIRCAVPQMIEGRAGDQEAGVIVNTASIAAFDGQMGQAAYAASKGGVAGMVLPLARELGEHGIRVMGIAPGVFETPMTMNLAPRSRDVVFAAVPPFPRRPGQASEFAALVLAIVANPMLNGEVIRLDGGLRMPARV
- a CDS encoding SDR family NAD(P)-dependent oxidoreductase, whose protein sequence is MQIKGQVAVVTGAASGLGRATVQRLAEQGAHVAAIDLAGAPLDALAKELKLLAIGGDVSSATDMEAAFAQVRTALGTPRILVNCAGVLGPARVFRTDKATGRVMPRELDVFRRVIEINLVGTFNTIRLFAQGLSGETAVDGEDRGVIVNTASVAAYEALSAQTAYGSSKAGVASMTLPLARELARFGIRVMALAPGTFETGMYEVVPAHTRRTLIDDVPFPPRPGRPEEFAHMVQALIENGMMNGSVVRIDGAVRMREPTAPREGRPAS
- a CDS encoding class I adenylate-forming enzyme family protein: MTGPIVTSHGDTVRVEALYGDRLVPCYAERPRNLDAMLRASVALRGDAPAIEDGSRTISYRALDRMADRVANGLAAQRVKAGDRVALFVGNRAEFVVLLAGIWRLGAIAVPIGIRQSAAELKYMLNQCGATALVFDASLADRLPSAEEITGVHCIVCIEEPPLGAEVRPGAMAYAALLAAGSDAQVAADFDDTQAACIMYTSGTTGHPKGAVLSHLGFFHTARNYIRRFGYVADDRMLLVIPASHISGLLAVIVVALQAGACLVCLRQFNAGHVLAEIDARRITAAVLVPAMYNLCLLHPDLQRHDLSCWRIGHFGGAAMPEITIARLAEALPGLALYNGFGATETTSAVSLTERDDAARKPDTVGTLLPCVDIRVLDAAGHEVAAGESGELWIRSPGNAIGYWGNPEATRSAFVAGYWRSGDIGSVDAEGFVRVFDRIKDMINRGGYKVYCVELENVIQRHPGVIEVAAVASPCPVLGERVHVFVHAVEPVDTEAVRQLCRRMLADYKTPDFVTVSATPLPRNLNGKLVKAPLREQALKAARERTHTLSKERTA